From a region of the Candidatus Brocadiaceae bacterium genome:
- a CDS encoding YifB family Mg chelatase-like AAA ATPase has protein sequence MLAKLQSMGVFGIDAFPVEVEVCVTRAAMPRSTIVGLPDASVKESIDRVRAALRSTGHLLPPSAITVNLAPADRRKEGPAFELPIALGLLSAIDSVKLTSTEAYAVVGELALDGRVRAVNGCLSMALQARAQGFRGMVVPVDNAREAGVVRGLDVIPVNHLAEAVGFLSGAQALQPVRTDVDRVFSDGPSYDVDLAEVQGQHHARRALEVAAAGGHNMLMIGPPGAGKSMLAQRLCTILPPLTLEESLETTRVYSICGLLRPGTSLMTVRPFRAPHHGVSNAGLVGGGTHPRPGEISLAHHGVLFLDELPEFALSALEALRQPLENGTVTIARVQMTIAYPAQFMLVAAMNPCPCGHYTDPRRQCRCTPRQVHNYRRRLSGPLLDRIDIHVDVPPLEYRELAAARPGEPSAAVRARVVAARRIQIERFAGDGVYANAQMPRRQVRAHCALDDDGRLLLRQAMETLGLSARAYDKILKVARTIADLEASDRILPQHVSEAINYRTLDRRLE, from the coding sequence ATGCTCGCAAAACTGCAAAGCATGGGCGTGTTCGGAATCGACGCCTTTCCCGTCGAGGTCGAGGTCTGCGTGACCCGCGCAGCCATGCCCCGCTCCACCATCGTTGGCCTGCCCGATGCCAGCGTCAAGGAGAGCATCGACCGCGTCCGGGCCGCCCTGCGCAGCACCGGCCATCTCCTGCCGCCCTCCGCCATCACCGTCAACCTGGCTCCCGCCGACCGCCGCAAGGAGGGCCCGGCCTTCGAGCTGCCGATCGCCCTGGGACTGCTCTCCGCCATCGACAGCGTCAAGCTGACATCCACCGAGGCCTACGCGGTCGTCGGCGAGCTGGCGCTGGACGGACGCGTCCGGGCGGTCAACGGCTGCCTCTCGATGGCCCTCCAGGCGCGCGCGCAGGGGTTCCGGGGCATGGTGGTGCCGGTGGACAACGCCAGGGAGGCCGGCGTCGTCCGCGGCCTCGACGTCATCCCGGTGAACCACCTTGCGGAGGCGGTCGGCTTCCTGTCCGGGGCGCAGGCACTCCAGCCCGTCCGCACGGACGTCGATCGCGTCTTCAGCGACGGCCCGTCGTACGACGTGGACCTGGCCGAGGTGCAGGGCCAGCACCACGCCCGGCGCGCCCTGGAGGTGGCGGCCGCCGGCGGGCACAACATGCTGATGATCGGGCCGCCGGGTGCCGGCAAGAGCATGCTGGCGCAGCGCCTTTGCACGATCCTGCCGCCGCTGACGCTCGAGGAGTCCCTGGAGACCACGCGCGTCTACAGCATCTGCGGCCTGCTGCGGCCGGGCACCTCGCTGATGACCGTGCGGCCCTTCCGCGCGCCGCACCACGGCGTGAGCAACGCGGGCCTTGTGGGCGGCGGCACGCATCCCCGGCCCGGCGAGATCAGCCTGGCGCACCACGGCGTGCTGTTCCTCGACGAGTTGCCGGAGTTCGCCCTCTCGGCGCTCGAGGCCCTGCGCCAGCCGCTCGAGAACGGCACGGTGACGATTGCACGCGTGCAGATGACCATCGCCTACCCGGCCCAGTTCATGCTCGTCGCCGCGATGAACCCCTGCCCGTGCGGCCACTACACCGACCCGCGCCGGCAGTGCCGCTGCACGCCGCGGCAGGTCCACAACTACCGCCGGCGCCTCAGCGGCCCCCTGCTCGACCGCATCGACATCCACGTGGACGTGCCGCCGCTGGAATACCGGGAACTGGCCGCCGCGCGGCCGGGCGAGCCGTCGGCTGCCGTGCGGGCGCGCGTGGTCGCCGCCCGGCGGATTCAGATCGAACGCTTCGCCGGCGACGGCGTCTACGCCAACGCGCAGATGCCCCGCCGCCAGGTGCGCGCGCACTGCGCGCTGGACGACGACGGCCGGCTGCTGCTGCGCCAGGCGATGGAGACGCTCGGCCTCTCGGCACGCGCCTACGACAAGATCCTCAAGGTCGCCCGCACCATCGCCGACCTCGAAGCCTCCGACCGCATCCTCCCCCAGCACGTCAGCGAGGCCATCAACTACCGGACCCTCGACCGCCGGCTGGAGTGA
- a CDS encoding sigma-70 family RNA polymerase sigma factor has protein sequence MEGQADNTPDAMGESTLLRRCQAGDKDAFGLVVRRYAGRATGAALLLLGSHEDALDASQEAFVRAWRHMERFDLNRPFYPWYATILRNVCLSRLRSRTRRPTYELPDDHPGAGEANPVLLAERNERRDRVWRAVMALKPHHREIIVLCHFQQLSYREMAAALEIPIGTVMSRLHTARLALRETLRDDAP, from the coding sequence ATGGAGGGACAAGCGGACAATACCCCTGACGCGATGGGCGAGAGCACGTTGCTGAGGCGCTGCCAGGCGGGCGATAAGGACGCGTTCGGCCTTGTGGTGAGGCGATACGCGGGGCGCGCCACCGGCGCGGCGCTGCTGCTGCTGGGCAGCCATGAGGACGCGCTGGACGCCTCGCAGGAGGCATTCGTGCGCGCGTGGCGCCACATGGAGCGGTTCGACCTGAACCGGCCCTTCTACCCTTGGTACGCGACCATCCTGCGGAACGTCTGCCTGAGTCGTCTGCGGAGCCGCACCCGCCGGCCGACCTACGAGCTTCCCGACGACCACCCGGGGGCCGGCGAGGCGAACCCCGTCCTCCTGGCGGAGCGCAACGAGCGGCGTGACCGGGTCTGGCGGGCCGTCATGGCTCTGAAGCCGCACCATCGGGAGATCATCGTTTTGTGCCATTTCCAGCAGCTGTCGTACAGGGAGATGGCGGCGGCGCTGGAGATACCCATCGGCACGGTCATGTCGCGGCTGCACACCGCCCGGCTGGCCCTGCGCGAGACGCTCAGGGATGATGCGCCATGA
- a CDS encoding YbjQ family protein — MIVATTETVAGRRVVETLGIVRGNTIRARHIGRDITAVLRNVVGGEIPEYTKLLGEAREQALDRMIQNAEELGANAIIGVRFATSTVTTGAAELLAYGTAVILE; from the coding sequence ATGATCGTTGCGACCACGGAGACAGTCGCCGGCAGGCGGGTTGTCGAGACGCTCGGGATCGTGCGCGGCAACACGATCCGCGCGCGTCACATCGGGCGGGACATCACGGCGGTGCTGCGGAACGTGGTCGGCGGCGAGATTCCCGAGTATACGAAGCTGCTGGGCGAGGCGCGCGAGCAGGCACTGGACCGGATGATACAGAACGCCGAGGAACTCGGGGCGAATGCCATCATCGGCGTGCGGTTCGCCACCAGCACGGTGACAACGGGTGCCGCCGAGTTGCTGGCCTACGGGACGGCGGTGATCCTCGAGTGA
- the pssA gene encoding CDP-diacylglycerol--serine O-phosphatidyltransferase, whose translation MTWRKHAPSIATLGNLAAGVTACMLATRGRVEAGALMVLAAVLLDSLDGALARTLSAESDFGAELDSLADVVSFGVAPAVLAGSLLPEEFAGMGWLLLLSLPVCAAVRLARFNLSVDRGEHVGFAGLPSTGAGAGAASAILLHSHLHQIGVFGTGALLPWAMLLLAVLMVSRVPYRHAGQIVGRLGPVPLALVTATFILGSALWQYQYLFAALTWGYALAAPLQVAREKIRAVHHA comes from the coding sequence ATGACCTGGCGCAAGCACGCACCCTCGATCGCCACCCTGGGCAACCTGGCCGCCGGCGTGACCGCCTGCATGCTGGCCACGCGGGGCCGTGTCGAAGCCGGCGCGCTGATGGTCCTGGCGGCCGTGCTCCTGGACTCGCTCGACGGCGCCCTGGCGCGCACGCTGTCGGCCGAGAGCGATTTCGGCGCCGAATTGGACTCCCTGGCCGATGTCGTCTCCTTTGGCGTCGCCCCGGCCGTCCTGGCCGGGTCGCTCCTGCCGGAGGAGTTCGCCGGGATGGGCTGGCTGCTGCTGTTGAGCCTCCCGGTCTGCGCGGCCGTGCGGCTGGCGCGGTTCAACCTGTCCGTGGACCGGGGCGAGCACGTCGGGTTCGCCGGCCTGCCCTCCACCGGCGCGGGCGCGGGCGCCGCCAGCGCCATCCTGCTGCATTCCCACCTGCACCAGATCGGCGTGTTCGGCACAGGGGCGCTGCTCCCCTGGGCCATGCTGCTGCTGGCGGTCCTGATGGTCTCCCGCGTGCCCTACCGGCACGCCGGGCAGATCGTCGGGCGGCTGGGCCCCGTCCCGCTGGCGCTGGTCACGGCGACATTCATCCTGGGGTCGGCGCTCTGGCAGTACCAGTACCTGTTCGCCGCCCTCACCTGGGGCTACGCCCTGGCCGCCCCGCTGCAGGTGGCGCGAGAGAAGATCCGCGCCGTCCACCACGCCTGA
- the amrA gene encoding AmmeMemoRadiSam system protein A, with the protein MLSAESGETLLQIARRTVEAVVRRERVPEFAVDDPELAGAQGAFVTLKTDGRLRGCIGCFTAEEPLWQVVQQKAIDSATRDPRFLGTPIRPEDLPRLEIEVSVLSPLKPVQDPMNDIVLGTHGIYVTDGRRSGCFLPQVATETGWDKLEFLRHCCAGKAGLPPDAWRDPHVQVSVFTAEVISEQ; encoded by the coding sequence ATGCTATCGGCAGAATCCGGAGAGACGCTGCTGCAGATCGCCCGCCGGACGGTCGAGGCCGTTGTGCGCCGGGAGCGCGTGCCGGAGTTCGCCGTGGACGATCCCGAACTGGCCGGTGCGCAGGGCGCCTTCGTGACCTTGAAGACCGACGGCCGGCTGCGGGGCTGCATCGGGTGCTTCACGGCGGAGGAGCCGCTCTGGCAGGTTGTGCAGCAGAAGGCCATCGACTCGGCGACCAGGGACCCGCGCTTCCTGGGCACCCCGATACGGCCGGAGGACCTGCCCCGCCTGGAGATCGAGGTCTCCGTCCTCTCGCCCCTGAAACCCGTCCAGGACCCGATGAACGACATCGTATTGGGCACCCACGGCATCTACGTCACGGACGGCCGGCGCTCCGGCTGCTTCCTCCCCCAGGTGGCCACCGAGACGGGGTGGGACAAGCTGGAGTTCCTGCGACACTGCTGCGCCGGCAAGGCGGGCCTGCCGCCGGACGCTTGGCGCGACCCGCACGTGCAGGTGTCGGTCTTCACGGCGGAGGTGATCTCGGAGCAGTAG
- a CDS encoding DedA family protein, producing MAIESSFIPFPSELVMPPAGYQIFEGKMSWALVIAAGTGGSILGAYINYALAAWLGRPFFLKFGRYFLISEDHIARSDRFFARHGEITMFVGRLIPVVRQLISLPAGVCRMNLLKFTCYTALGAGIWVTVLTWIGYEVGRNQELLHRYLSDATLIALGAVVVIVFVYIRVQRRRARRSTAAGDAD from the coding sequence ATGGCCATCGAGAGTTCCTTCATCCCCTTTCCCAGTGAGCTGGTCATGCCGCCGGCCGGCTACCAGATCTTCGAGGGGAAGATGTCCTGGGCGCTCGTCATCGCGGCCGGAACCGGCGGCAGCATCCTGGGCGCCTACATCAACTACGCCCTGGCCGCCTGGCTGGGGCGGCCCTTCTTCCTGAAGTTCGGCCGCTACTTCCTGATCAGCGAGGACCACATCGCGCGGTCCGACCGGTTTTTCGCGCGCCACGGCGAGATCACGATGTTCGTCGGCCGGCTGATCCCCGTCGTCCGCCAGCTCATCAGCCTCCCCGCCGGCGTGTGCCGCATGAACCTGCTGAAGTTCACGTGCTATACCGCCCTCGGCGCGGGCATCTGGGTGACCGTCCTGACCTGGATCGGCTACGAAGTGGGCCGCAACCAGGAACTCCTCCACCGCTACCTGAGCGATGCCACCCTGATCGCCCTCGGTGCCGTCGTCGTCATCGTGTTCGTCTACATCCGCGTCCAGAGGCGGCGCGCCCGCCGCTCGACCGCAGCCGGAGACGCCGACTGA
- a CDS encoding DUF523 domain-containing protein, with the protein MHAALSPRQPVLVSACLLGLCTRFDGRHCRRDDVVAACRRLAAVPVCPEQLGGLATPRPPAEIEHGSGEDVLAGSARVVNDRGECVTSHFLHGAQAVAEVARLLDIRRAILKEGSPSCGVARIKRADRDVRGEGVTAALLRRMGVNVDGVE; encoded by the coding sequence ATGCACGCCGCCCTCAGCCCGCGCCAGCCGGTCCTCGTCAGCGCCTGCCTGCTGGGCCTTTGCACGCGGTTCGACGGCCGGCACTGCCGGCGGGACGACGTGGTGGCCGCCTGCCGGAGGCTGGCCGCCGTGCCCGTCTGCCCCGAGCAACTCGGCGGGCTGGCCACCCCGCGCCCTCCGGCGGAGATCGAGCACGGCTCGGGAGAGGACGTGCTGGCCGGCTCCGCGCGTGTCGTCAACGACCGGGGAGAGTGCGTGACCTCGCACTTTCTGCACGGCGCGCAGGCCGTCGCCGAGGTGGCTCGCCTTCTGGACATCCGGCGGGCCATCCTGAAGGAAGGGAGTCCCTCGTGCGGCGTCGCCAGGATCAAGCGTGCCGACCGGGACGTACGGGGCGAAGGGGTGACGGCCGCCCTGCTCCGCCGGATGGGCGTGAACGTCGACGGCGTCGAATGA
- a CDS encoding YjbQ family protein — protein sequence MYTLRVTTHSRTEMVDITAEVQHAVEHAGMADGVCVVYVPHTTAGVTINENTDPAVRADVLKELNDIVPFEDGYAHAEGNSAAHIKASLIGSSVTVIVANGRLARGTWQGIYFCEFDGPRRRQVWVTCR from the coding sequence ATGTACACGTTGAGGGTGACGACGCATTCGCGCACGGAGATGGTGGACATCACCGCCGAGGTGCAGCATGCGGTGGAGCACGCGGGCATGGCCGACGGCGTGTGCGTGGTCTACGTTCCGCACACCACGGCCGGCGTGACGATCAATGAGAACACCGATCCGGCCGTGCGGGCCGACGTGCTGAAGGAGCTGAACGACATCGTGCCGTTCGAGGACGGCTATGCGCACGCGGAGGGCAACAGCGCCGCGCACATTAAGGCGAGTCTGATTGGCAGCAGCGTGACGGTGATCGTGGCGAACGGCCGCCTGGCGCGGGGGACGTGGCAGGGAATCTACTTCTGCGAGTTCGACGGGCCGCGCCGCCGCCAGGTCTGGGTGACGTGCCGATAG
- a CDS encoding CPBP family intramembrane metalloprotease, with amino-acid sequence MTGEGADDARQVPCWGMLHAVLLLCVFVTAQVAFSVVFGQMARGLTAHVLTGAATMAVQLPVTFSMVRRLAGGLPGAAERLGLRASRPGSFWRALGIAGAGALAFVAVGLAMVWLSQLAGRSADEFPAQPLARLISAQGPGWTLVAAAVLTTVGAPMTEELLFRSVLYQPLRSRTGPVPAALAIGVVFALLHGYAWGLPQLLVLSLVFTALFEQTGSLWYPILAHGLYNGITLVVVRAMSVPDFSAV; translated from the coding sequence ATGACCGGCGAAGGCGCTGATGACGCCCGGCAGGTTCCCTGCTGGGGCATGCTGCATGCCGTGCTCCTGCTCTGCGTATTCGTGACGGCGCAGGTGGCGTTCAGCGTCGTCTTCGGGCAGATGGCCCGGGGGCTGACGGCGCACGTTCTGACCGGCGCGGCCACGATGGCCGTGCAGTTGCCCGTCACCTTTTCGATGGTCCGTCGGCTGGCCGGGGGGCTGCCCGGAGCGGCCGAGCGGCTGGGTCTGCGCGCCTCGCGGCCGGGCAGCTTCTGGAGGGCCCTGGGAATCGCCGGCGCCGGCGCCCTGGCGTTTGTGGCGGTTGGGCTGGCCATGGTCTGGCTGTCGCAGCTTGCGGGTCGCTCGGCGGACGAGTTTCCGGCGCAGCCGCTGGCCCGGCTGATCTCCGCTCAGGGGCCGGGATGGACGCTCGTCGCCGCGGCCGTTCTGACCACGGTCGGCGCCCCCATGACCGAGGAACTGCTCTTCCGCTCCGTGCTCTACCAGCCTCTGCGCTCGCGGACGGGCCCCGTGCCGGCCGCGCTGGCCATCGGCGTTGTGTTCGCGCTGCTGCACGGCTATGCCTGGGGACTGCCGCAGTTGTTGGTGCTCTCACTCGTGTTCACGGCGCTGTTCGAGCAGACGGGCAGCCTCTGGTATCCCATCCTGGCCCACGGGCTCTACAACGGGATCACGCTCGTGGTCGTGCGCGCGATGTCCGTTCCGGACTTCTCCGCCGTCTGA
- a CDS encoding tyrosine--tRNA ligase: MSDITVPVEEQMARIRRGAAQIVPEAELANKLERSLRQGRPLRVKLGLDPTAPDIHIGFAVALRNLRTFQDLGHRAVLIIGDYTAMVGDPSGQNATRPQLTYEQVTEHGRTYLEQVGKVVDLDRAEVARNGDWFRTMSFAEVIALAAKLTVARCIERDDFSKRIAEGRPIGLHELLYPLMQAYDSVMVRSDVELGGTDQTFNILLGRELQRQVGQEPQVAVTNPLLEGLDGVQKMSKSKGNYIGISEPPETIFSKAMSIPDELMEKYFLLATDLPQDRVALMLSPDVHPREAKAELAAAIVRLYYDEEAAERGRRMFDAVFRDRELPEEMPEVRVPAGELRDGAVWIVGLLRLVGAAGSGGEARRLVVQGGVSLGRDADSLEVVADPDAHVRVPAGTVLKVGKRRFWRLQPGGTGPAS, from the coding sequence ATGAGCGACATCACCGTACCAGTGGAAGAACAGATGGCGCGCATTCGCCGCGGCGCCGCTCAGATCGTGCCCGAGGCGGAACTGGCCAACAAGCTGGAGCGTTCGCTCCGCCAGGGCCGTCCGCTGCGCGTGAAGCTGGGCCTGGACCCGACGGCCCCCGACATCCACATCGGGTTCGCGGTGGCCCTGCGCAACCTGCGGACGTTTCAGGACCTCGGCCACCGGGCCGTCCTGATCATCGGCGACTACACGGCGATGGTCGGCGACCCGAGCGGCCAGAATGCCACGCGCCCCCAACTGACCTACGAGCAGGTCACCGAGCATGGCCGCACCTACTTGGAGCAGGTCGGCAAGGTGGTGGACCTGGACCGGGCCGAGGTGGCCCGCAACGGCGACTGGTTCCGCACGATGTCCTTCGCCGAGGTGATTGCCCTGGCCGCCAAGCTGACGGTGGCCCGCTGCATCGAGCGGGACGACTTTTCGAAGCGAATCGCCGAAGGGCGCCCCATCGGACTGCACGAACTCCTCTACCCGCTCATGCAGGCCTACGACTCCGTCATGGTGCGCAGTGACGTCGAACTGGGCGGGACCGACCAGACCTTCAACATCCTCCTGGGGCGCGAGCTGCAGCGCCAGGTCGGGCAGGAGCCGCAGGTGGCCGTCACCAACCCCCTGCTGGAGGGCCTGGACGGCGTGCAGAAGATGTCCAAGAGCAAGGGGAACTACATCGGCATCTCGGAGCCGCCCGAGACGATCTTCAGCAAGGCGATGAGCATACCGGACGAGCTGATGGAGAAGTACTTCCTGCTGGCTACGGACCTTCCGCAGGACCGGGTGGCGCTCATGCTGTCCCCGGACGTGCATCCGCGCGAGGCGAAGGCCGAACTGGCCGCCGCCATCGTGCGCCTCTACTACGACGAGGAAGCGGCCGAGCGCGGCCGGCGGATGTTCGATGCCGTCTTCCGCGACCGCGAACTGCCCGAGGAGATGCCCGAGGTGCGCGTCCCGGCTGGCGAGCTACGGGACGGGGCGGTCTGGATCGTGGGGCTTCTGCGGCTGGTGGGCGCCGCCGGGTCGGGCGGCGAGGCCCGGCGCCTGGTCGTTCAGGGCGGCGTGAGCCTGGGGCGGGATGCGGACTCGCTGGAGGTGGTCGCGGACCCGGATGCCCACGTGCGCGTGCCGGCCGGGACCGTTCTGAAGGTCGGGAAGCGGCGTTTCTGGCGTCTGCAGCCGGGGGGAACGGGGCCGGCCAGTTGA
- the ribF gene encoding riboflavin biosynthesis protein RibF → MDVLRWPGSGARPPRCGVVTVGVFDGVHVGHAAILECVVSEARARSCRSAVVTFDRHPGALLNAAPQPAITSLDHRIRLFAALGLDACVVVEFTAAVAATAAEDFARSVFGDLLQARVVVLGEDARFGHGRRGDAALLKALGLAVRRVGPVLVGGRRVSSTAIRQAIRAGDFEDAHRLLGRPFSLYGIVVRGAQRGRALGYPTANLNVQNEAIPPEGVYAGWAMANGERMPCAISVGRCETFAPGPSLPVMVEVHLLDRSMDLYGRRLEVEFVCRLRPQQTFESATDLSAQIARDVAACRDVLAGPQDGSSGAEGSS, encoded by the coding sequence ATGGATGTGCTGCGCTGGCCCGGCTCCGGTGCCCGGCCGCCCCGATGCGGCGTCGTGACGGTCGGCGTGTTCGACGGCGTGCACGTGGGGCACGCGGCCATCCTCGAATGCGTCGTCAGCGAAGCCCGGGCCCGATCCTGCCGGTCCGCCGTGGTCACCTTCGACCGCCATCCGGGGGCGCTGCTCAACGCCGCCCCCCAGCCGGCGATCACCTCGCTGGACCACCGGATCCGTCTGTTCGCGGCGCTGGGCCTGGACGCGTGCGTGGTGGTGGAGTTCACCGCGGCCGTGGCCGCGACGGCGGCCGAGGACTTCGCCCGCTCGGTCTTCGGCGACCTGCTGCAGGCCCGGGTCGTGGTGCTGGGGGAGGACGCCCGCTTCGGGCACGGCCGCCGGGGCGACGCGGCCCTCCTGAAGGCGCTCGGGTTAGCCGTGCGCCGCGTGGGACCGGTGCTGGTCGGCGGCCGGCGCGTGAGCAGCACCGCGATCCGGCAGGCGATCCGTGCCGGCGACTTCGAGGATGCGCATCGCCTGCTCGGACGCCCCTTCTCCCTCTACGGAATCGTGGTGCGCGGCGCGCAGCGCGGCCGGGCGCTCGGCTACCCAACGGCCAACCTGAACGTGCAGAACGAAGCCATACCCCCCGAGGGCGTCTACGCCGGCTGGGCAATGGCCAACGGCGAGCGGATGCCCTGTGCGATCAGCGTCGGCCGATGCGAGACGTTCGCGCCGGGCCCGTCGCTGCCCGTGATGGTGGAGGTGCACCTGCTGGACCGGTCAATGGACCTGTACGGGCGGCGCCTCGAGGTCGAGTTCGTCTGCCGGCTCCGGCCCCAGCAGACGTTCGAATCGGCGACGGACCTGTCCGCGCAGATCGCGCGCGACGTTGCCGCGTGCCGGGACGTCCTGGCAGGGCCTCAGGACGGCAGCTCCGGCGCCGAGGGCAGCTCGTAG
- a CDS encoding DUF3179 domain-containing protein: MAESLPPVDPIEPPCESPEEPAPTDFRRNIWLLFIILAVIGIAWLVAVTWERLDPSLLPPQAAPAPSPQKTPENRQPRRAEPVEVSRVIGSERESILAAPAVLLRPSRVPYRLQRLFDVTDKAGGFSIGELFRIPDAWLDHHPSLVLADGAPPGYVPLAGLSAPGPEDRLIVLQTPEATRAYPVALVSDFLVRDSVDGRSCTISWSVLSQTASCLVADGDCAGVQWGDTGLIYRGDVVLYDRQTGSLWDSFSGRALTGPHAGASAPRHTVSVWPWEAGKAAFPDARVPDLEPGQDVPDEQKAKVHAIMRDYLASDVPPIELRHFRASETPLPPKAFVLGIAVGDEARAYPLAALAAAGSEVLTDSIAGHEFRIHVTSPQTAHVAPEVPGVIPTVRLWYAWKEACPHTSLYELPSAPELPS; the protein is encoded by the coding sequence ATGGCCGAAAGCCTGCCCCCGGTCGACCCGATCGAACCGCCCTGCGAGAGCCCGGAGGAGCCGGCGCCGACCGACTTCCGCCGCAACATCTGGCTCCTGTTCATCATCCTGGCGGTCATCGGCATCGCGTGGCTGGTTGCCGTCACGTGGGAGCGCCTCGACCCGTCCCTGCTCCCGCCCCAGGCCGCGCCCGCACCGTCCCCCCAGAAGACGCCCGAGAACCGGCAGCCCCGGCGCGCCGAGCCGGTGGAGGTGTCGCGCGTGATCGGTTCGGAGCGCGAGAGCATACTGGCCGCCCCGGCCGTGCTGCTGCGGCCGTCCCGTGTGCCCTATCGGCTCCAGCGGCTCTTCGACGTGACCGACAAGGCGGGAGGCTTCTCCATCGGCGAGCTGTTCCGGATACCCGACGCCTGGCTGGACCACCATCCGTCTCTGGTGCTGGCCGACGGCGCTCCGCCCGGCTACGTCCCCCTGGCCGGGCTCTCCGCGCCGGGGCCTGAGGACCGGCTCATCGTCCTGCAGACGCCGGAGGCGACCCGCGCCTATCCCGTGGCGCTTGTCTCGGACTTCCTGGTGCGTGACTCGGTCGACGGGCGGTCCTGCACCATCTCCTGGTCGGTCCTCTCGCAGACCGCCTCCTGCCTGGTCGCCGACGGCGACTGCGCCGGCGTCCAGTGGGGCGACACGGGGCTGATCTACCGCGGCGACGTCGTCCTGTATGACCGCCAGACGGGCTCGCTCTGGGACTCATTCTCAGGGCGCGCACTGACGGGCCCGCATGCCGGCGCGTCGGCACCCCGGCATACCGTCTCCGTCTGGCCCTGGGAGGCCGGCAAGGCGGCCTTCCCCGACGCCCGGGTCCCGGACCTGGAGCCGGGACAGGACGTGCCGGACGAGCAGAAGGCGAAGGTCCATGCCATCATGCGCGATTACCTGGCCTCCGACGTCCCCCCCATCGAGCTGCGCCATTTCCGGGCGTCCGAGACGCCCCTGCCGCCGAAGGCGTTTGTTCTGGGGATTGCCGTCGGCGACGAGGCGCGCGCCTATCCCCTGGCGGCGCTGGCGGCCGCCGGGTCCGAGGTTCTGACGGATTCCATCGCCGGGCACGAGTTCAGGATCCACGTCACGTCGCCGCAGACGGCCCACGTGGCGCCCGAGGTCCCCGGCGTCATCCCGACGGTGCGGCTCTGGTATGCCTGGAAGGAGGCCTGCCCGCACACGTCGCTCTACGAGCTGCCCTCGGCGCCGGAGCTGCCGTCCTGA
- a CDS encoding biotin transporter BioY produces the protein MASVAAILADYGAARQRAYCWQRERSVAARTGMALAMAAVTGLMAQWRIMLPFSDVPLTGQTFAALMAGVALGGAFGSLSQVFYVALGAAGVPWFSGARAGLPVLLGPTAGYMVGFALTAGLIGWLSEHRPAMRRFVPQLLLMATGSALILVCGWVYLVLALGRAPMAAFLTGVVPFVIGDLGVKTFAAAGLGTALLPKDGRGQPRA, from the coding sequence ATGGCGAGCGTAGCGGCAATCCTGGCGGATTATGGGGCCGCCCGGCAACGGGCATACTGCTGGCAGCGGGAGCGGTCCGTGGCCGCCCGGACGGGGATGGCCCTGGCCATGGCCGCCGTCACCGGGCTGATGGCCCAGTGGCGCATCATGCTGCCGTTCAGCGACGTGCCTCTGACGGGGCAGACGTTCGCGGCCCTGATGGCGGGCGTGGCGCTGGGCGGCGCCTTCGGCAGCCTGAGCCAGGTGTTCTACGTGGCCCTGGGCGCTGCCGGGGTGCCCTGGTTCTCCGGCGCGAGAGCGGGGCTCCCGGTGCTGCTGGGGCCCACGGCGGGCTACATGGTCGGCTTCGCGCTGACTGCGGGGCTGATCGGATGGCTCAGCGAGCACCGTCCCGCCATGCGCAGGTTCGTTCCCCAGCTTCTGCTCATGGCGACGGGCTCGGCGCTGATCCTCGTCTGTGGCTGGGTGTACCTGGTTCTGGCGCTCGGTCGCGCGCCCATGGCCGCGTTCCTGACCGGCGTGGTTCCGTTCGTGATCGGCGACCTCGGGGTCAAGACGTTCGCTGCGGCGGGGCTGGGAACGGCGCTGCTTCCCAAGGACGGTCGGGGACAGCCGCGGGCCTGA